In Curtobacterium sp. MCPF17_002, one genomic interval encodes:
- a CDS encoding TetR family transcriptional regulator C-terminal domain-containing protein, which produces MPESDADLRARIVTGAIEAYRASDFHTVGPAEVAVHAEVAEADVHRAYPMWELLVVAVMDRWNNGSRRALWVVAERSGAVAYLRARLEAGIDEPALVRLRTALLSAASNPEHPAAGWFRAQYTRSFDDVTLALVRDVVAGREPRGTSPRHAAEQLVALYEGLQLQSMVRDDHDPLPGFDRAVARMRAGWAAVGSSSPSTGAVTILS; this is translated from the coding sequence ATGCCCGAGTCCGACGCAGACCTGCGTGCCCGAATCGTCACGGGCGCGATCGAGGCGTACCGCGCGTCCGACTTCCACACCGTCGGTCCCGCCGAGGTCGCCGTGCACGCCGAGGTCGCCGAAGCGGACGTCCACCGGGCCTACCCGATGTGGGAGCTCCTCGTCGTGGCCGTGATGGACCGCTGGAACAACGGCAGCCGACGGGCGCTCTGGGTCGTCGCCGAACGCTCCGGAGCCGTCGCCTACCTGCGCGCCCGCCTCGAGGCCGGCATCGACGAACCCGCGCTCGTCCGGCTCCGGACCGCCCTGCTCAGCGCGGCCTCGAACCCGGAACACCCCGCTGCCGGCTGGTTCCGCGCCCAGTACACGCGATCCTTCGACGACGTCACCCTCGCCCTCGTGCGAGACGTCGTCGCCGGACGCGAACCCCGCGGGACCTCACCCCGGCACGCTGCCGAACAGCTCGTCGCCCTCTACGAGGGACTGCAGCTGCAGTCGATGGTCCGTGACGACCACGACCCCCTCCCCGGCTTCGACCGCGCCGTGGCGCGGATGCGCGCGGGGTGGGCCGCTGTCGGGTCGTCCTCGCCGTCGACCGGCGCCGTCACGATCCTGTCCTGA
- a CDS encoding NUDIX domain-containing protein: protein MEYTDYDTRLAAYGVITEGDRVLLAKLRFPEAGTWTLPGGGVEFDESVEHAVVREIQEETGFDATVGPLLGVRHHIVPAERRIHANGRPMKAVQVVFRASIVGGALRSELDGSTDEAAWVPIAELPHHRHGLIVPIALGWAGALTR from the coding sequence ATGGAGTACACGGACTACGACACCCGGCTCGCCGCCTACGGCGTGATCACCGAGGGTGATCGCGTGCTCCTGGCGAAGCTCCGGTTCCCCGAGGCGGGCACGTGGACGCTCCCCGGCGGTGGGGTCGAGTTCGACGAGTCGGTCGAGCACGCCGTCGTGCGGGAGATCCAGGAGGAGACCGGCTTCGACGCCACCGTCGGCCCACTGCTCGGTGTCCGTCACCACATCGTCCCCGCCGAACGCCGCATCCACGCCAACGGCCGCCCGATGAAGGCCGTGCAGGTCGTCTTCCGGGCGTCGATCGTGGGCGGAGCACTGCGGTCGGAGCTCGACGGGTCGACCGACGAGGCCGCATGGGTGCCGATCGCCGAGTTGCCGCACCACCGTCACGGCCTGATCGTGCCGATCGCGCTCGGGTGGGCCGGCGCACTCACCCGCTGA
- a CDS encoding VOC family protein, whose protein sequence is MVDATKAFSGFSVRDVPEAKAFYEDVLGVEVREDHGMLLLQIGDGHRVLVYPKGPAHTPADFTVLNFPVPSVDDAVDELTGKGVTFLQYEGMTDEKGVNRRGGPLIAWFTDPSGNVLSVLEE, encoded by the coding sequence ATGGTCGATGCGACGAAGGCGTTCAGCGGGTTCTCGGTGCGTGACGTTCCGGAGGCGAAGGCGTTCTACGAGGACGTCCTCGGGGTCGAGGTGCGGGAGGACCACGGCATGCTGCTCCTGCAGATCGGCGACGGCCACCGTGTGCTCGTCTACCCCAAGGGCCCGGCGCACACACCAGCCGACTTCACGGTCCTCAACTTCCCGGTGCCCTCCGTCGACGACGCCGTGGACGAGCTGACGGGGAAGGGCGTCACCTTCCTGCAGTACGAGGGGATGACCGACGAGAAGGGCGTGAACCGGAGGGGCGGCCCGCTCATCGCGTGGTTCACCGACCCGTCGGGCAACGTCCTCAGCGTCCTCGAGGAGTAG
- a CDS encoding nucleoside/nucleotide kinase family protein, translating to MTPHEMSVDEAVDRAVELATGGRRTVLGIVGAPGAGKSTLARRIVVAVDDALGSGTAVQVPMDGFHLSNAALDALGRHDRKGAIDTFDADGYVALVRRLVGAGEPDQADGHGPVVWAPDFDRRVDEPVAGSIPVPPSTRLVVSEGNYLLDDSAPWATLRDLVTETWFCTVDETVRVDRLVGRHMRHGRDHEAARRWAVEVDGVNAARVAPTVIRASRTVRT from the coding sequence GTGACCCCGCACGAGATGTCCGTCGACGAAGCGGTCGACCGCGCGGTCGAACTCGCCACCGGCGGACGCCGCACCGTCCTCGGCATCGTCGGCGCTCCGGGTGCCGGCAAGTCGACGCTCGCCCGGCGGATCGTCGTGGCCGTCGACGACGCCCTCGGCAGCGGCACGGCGGTGCAGGTCCCGATGGACGGCTTCCACCTGTCGAACGCCGCCCTCGACGCGCTCGGCCGGCACGACCGCAAGGGTGCGATCGACACCTTCGACGCCGACGGGTACGTCGCGCTGGTGCGTCGGCTCGTCGGTGCCGGCGAGCCCGACCAGGCCGATGGGCACGGCCCCGTCGTGTGGGCACCCGACTTCGACCGTCGCGTCGACGAACCCGTCGCCGGCAGCATCCCCGTGCCGCCCTCGACCCGGCTGGTCGTCTCGGAGGGGAACTACCTCCTCGACGACTCCGCCCCCTGGGCGACCCTGCGCGACCTCGTCACGGAGACGTGGTTCTGCACCGTGGACGAGACGGTCCGCGTCGACCGTCTCGTCGGCCGGCACATGCGGCACGGACGCGACCACGAGGCAGCCCGCCGCTGGGCGGTGGAGGTCGACGGCGTGAACGCGGCGAGGGTCGCGCCCACGGTGATCCGTGCCTCCAGGACGGTCCGGACGTGA
- a CDS encoding SDR family oxidoreductase, whose amino-acid sequence MTIAITGATGNIGGAVARALAADGVPFRMIVRDASRAPELPGAEVAVATFGDTEASRAALEGVDLLLMVSGAEAQDRLAQHRSFVGAAATAGVRHVVYTSFAGAAADATFTLGRDHWATEEAIRSTSMAHTFLRDSFYLDFVEDLVGEDGVIRGPAGNGAMAAVARADVARVATAVLRNPAAHLDRTYELTGPTAITLEQAAATVSEVRGRTVTYHPETLEEAYASRARWNPEPWQADAWVSTYTAIAEGALARVSEDVERVTGQRPMSLREVLEQG is encoded by the coding sequence ATGACCATCGCGATCACCGGTGCGACCGGCAACATCGGCGGCGCCGTCGCGCGGGCGCTCGCCGCGGACGGCGTGCCGTTCCGGATGATCGTGCGCGACGCCTCCCGCGCTCCGGAACTGCCCGGAGCAGAGGTCGCGGTGGCGACCTTCGGCGACACCGAGGCGAGCCGCGCGGCGCTCGAGGGCGTCGACCTGTTGCTCATGGTCTCCGGCGCCGAGGCCCAGGACCGACTCGCGCAGCACCGCTCGTTCGTCGGCGCGGCGGCCACCGCCGGAGTCCGGCACGTCGTGTACACGTCCTTCGCGGGTGCCGCGGCAGACGCGACCTTCACGCTCGGCCGTGACCACTGGGCCACCGAGGAAGCCATCCGGTCGACCTCGATGGCGCACACGTTCCTGCGGGACTCGTTCTACCTGGACTTCGTCGAGGACCTCGTCGGCGAGGACGGCGTCATCCGCGGCCCGGCGGGGAACGGTGCGATGGCGGCGGTCGCCCGCGCGGACGTCGCTCGGGTCGCGACGGCGGTGCTCCGCAACCCGGCAGCGCACCTCGACCGGACCTACGAGCTGACCGGCCCCACGGCGATCACGCTCGAACAGGCTGCGGCGACCGTGTCCGAGGTCCGTGGTCGGACCGTCACGTACCACCCGGAGACCCTGGAGGAGGCGTACGCGTCCCGCGCCCGGTGGAACCCGGAGCCGTGGCAGGCGGACGCCTGGGTGAGCACGTACACGGCGATCGCTGAGGGGGCCCTCGCACGCGTCTCCGAGGACGTCGAGCGGGTCACCGGGCAGCGTCCGATGTCCCTGCGCGAGGTGCTCGAGCAGGGCTGA
- a CDS encoding MFS transporter has translation MTRAVTTGLRSAAWVLPAAIVLIALNFRGPIVATAPVIGDIRVDLGLTATIAGLLTTIPVLCFALATPFASWVIAKADPERAVSLSLVIVLAGTVVRSMPSAAALLIGTAIIGIGITIGNVVIPVVIRRDTSPERVGLVTGVYTSALNVGSMITSLGTAPIAAAWGWPVAIAVWAVFAVIAGFAWTFAVGARAAWMRPAPGDDEPLPVTGPIDQVLDTGAIRTARAERAAEQAAAEPVRPARRLITWGLTLAFGGQAFSYYALTAWIPTLLHDEIGFSKASSGASSSVFQILAVVGALGVPLLASKWRPRGIIALVAFLWLAMPLGLLFAPQLWLLWSVLGGAAQGGGITVIFIVIVRIVTSDADARRMSAFVQGGGYLIGSAGPLVAGTLHGATGDWTAPLLVVLVAVLTLGIVGTFAARRVA, from the coding sequence GTGACCCGCGCCGTCACGACGGGTCTGCGCAGTGCCGCGTGGGTACTGCCCGCCGCCATCGTCCTCATCGCGCTGAACTTCCGCGGCCCGATCGTCGCGACGGCCCCGGTCATCGGCGACATCCGGGTCGACCTCGGCCTGACCGCGACGATCGCCGGGCTGCTGACGACGATCCCCGTGCTCTGCTTCGCCCTCGCGACCCCGTTCGCCAGCTGGGTGATCGCGAAGGCCGACCCCGAGCGGGCCGTCTCCCTGTCGCTCGTCATCGTGCTCGCGGGCACCGTCGTGCGGTCGATGCCGTCCGCCGCCGCGCTGCTCATCGGGACCGCGATCATCGGCATCGGCATCACGATCGGCAACGTGGTGATCCCGGTCGTGATCCGGCGCGACACCTCGCCGGAACGTGTCGGGCTCGTCACGGGCGTGTACACGTCGGCACTCAACGTCGGGTCGATGATCACCTCGCTCGGCACCGCTCCGATCGCCGCGGCGTGGGGCTGGCCGGTCGCGATCGCGGTCTGGGCCGTGTTCGCCGTCATCGCGGGGTTCGCGTGGACCTTCGCCGTCGGAGCCCGGGCCGCCTGGATGCGACCGGCCCCGGGTGACGACGAGCCGCTGCCGGTCACGGGCCCGATCGACCAGGTGCTCGACACCGGGGCGATCCGGACGGCCCGCGCCGAACGGGCCGCCGAGCAGGCCGCGGCCGAGCCGGTCCGACCGGCTCGTCGCCTCATCACCTGGGGGCTGACGCTCGCGTTCGGCGGGCAGGCGTTCTCGTACTACGCGCTCACCGCCTGGATCCCGACGCTGCTGCACGACGAGATCGGCTTCTCGAAGGCGTCGTCGGGTGCGAGCTCGTCGGTGTTCCAGATCCTCGCCGTCGTCGGGGCGCTCGGCGTGCCCCTGCTCGCGTCGAAGTGGCGTCCGCGAGGGATCATCGCCCTCGTCGCGTTCCTCTGGCTCGCGATGCCGCTCGGGTTGCTGTTCGCCCCGCAGCTCTGGTTGCTCTGGTCGGTCCTCGGCGGGGCTGCGCAGGGCGGAGGCATCACGGTGATCTTCATCGTGATCGTCCGGATCGTCACGAGCGACGCGGATGCACGCCGGATGTCCGCGTTCGTGCAGGGCGGCGGGTACCTCATCGGGTCGGCGGGGCCGCTCGTCGCCGGGACCCTGCACGGTGCGACCGGGGACTGGACGGCTCCGCTGCTCGTCGTCCTCGTCGCGGTGCTCACGCTCGGCATCGTCGGGACGTTCGCAGCGCGCCGGGTCGCGTAG
- a CDS encoding HAD hydrolase-like protein, protein MTSPFSAILFDLDGTISDSAPGILESLTHTFRKVGVPVPDRDTLMSFVGPPIMDTFTTAMGMDAEQAEHTLAVYREHYFSHGALDSEMFPGIDVVLRTLHQAGLPISTATSKPETPATYILEHYGLTGDIDIITGASDDEVRSSKADVVEEALRRLDARGFDVSRPVLIGDRVHDVEGATAHGVPVVFAEWGYGSPAEAVGTIATAATPLDLLPILLP, encoded by the coding sequence ATGACCAGCCCGTTCAGCGCCATCCTCTTCGACCTCGACGGAACCATCAGCGACTCCGCGCCGGGCATCCTCGAGAGCCTCACCCACACGTTCCGCAAGGTCGGCGTGCCGGTCCCCGACCGCGACACGCTCATGTCGTTCGTCGGACCGCCGATCATGGACACGTTCACGACCGCGATGGGGATGGACGCCGAGCAGGCCGAGCACACGCTCGCCGTCTACCGCGAGCACTACTTCTCGCACGGTGCCCTCGACTCCGAGATGTTCCCCGGGATCGACGTCGTGCTCCGGACGCTGCACCAGGCCGGGCTGCCGATCTCCACCGCGACGAGCAAGCCCGAGACGCCGGCGACGTACATCCTCGAGCACTACGGGCTCACCGGGGACATCGACATCATCACCGGCGCGAGCGACGACGAGGTGCGGTCGTCGAAGGCCGACGTCGTCGAGGAAGCGCTCCGCCGACTCGACGCCCGCGGCTTCGACGTCAGCCGTCCGGTGCTGATCGGTGACCGCGTGCACGACGTCGAGGGCGCCACCGCCCACGGCGTGCCCGTCGTCTTCGCCGAGTGGGGCTACGGCTCCCCCGCCGAGGCCGTCGGCACGATCGCGACGGCGGCGACGCCGCTCGACCTGCTGCCGATCCTGCTGCCGTGA
- the nucS gene encoding endonuclease NucS produces MRLVIARCSVDYAGRLSAHLPLATRLLMLKADGSLLVHSDGGSYKPLNWMSPPCSVEIGEPNDEQSSAGITQVWTVTQKKTQDQLIVSIHEVIADQSHDLGVDPGLVKDGVEAHLQQLLAEQIELLGDGHTLVRREYMTAIGPVDILARDQAGSSVAVEMKRNANIDAVEQLTRYLELMNRDPLLRPVQGVLAAQTVAPQARTLAEDRGIRVLVLDYDAMRGIEGGHTRLF; encoded by the coding sequence GTGCGTCTCGTCATCGCCCGTTGCTCCGTCGACTACGCGGGGCGGCTCTCAGCCCACCTGCCGCTCGCGACCCGTCTCCTCATGCTGAAGGCCGACGGTTCCCTGCTCGTGCACTCCGACGGCGGCAGCTACAAGCCGCTCAACTGGATGAGCCCGCCGTGCTCCGTCGAGATCGGCGAGCCGAACGACGAGCAGTCGAGCGCCGGCATCACGCAAGTCTGGACCGTCACGCAGAAGAAGACGCAGGACCAGCTCATCGTGTCGATCCACGAGGTCATCGCCGACCAGAGCCACGACCTCGGTGTCGACCCGGGCCTGGTGAAGGACGGGGTCGAGGCGCACCTGCAGCAGCTCCTCGCGGAGCAGATCGAGCTCCTCGGCGACGGCCACACCCTGGTCCGCCGCGAGTACATGACCGCGATCGGCCCGGTCGACATCCTCGCGCGCGACCAGGCGGGCTCGAGCGTCGCGGTCGAGATGAAGCGGAACGCCAACATCGACGCCGTCGAGCAGCTGACGCGGTACCTCGAGCTGATGAACCGCGACCCCCTGCTCCGTCCGGTGCAGGGCGTGCTCGCCGCGCAGACCGTGGCGCCGCAGGCGCGCACCCTGGCCGAGGACCGCGGCATCCGCGTCCTCGTGCTCGACTACGACGCGATGCGCGGCATCGAGGGCGGCCACACCCGCCTGTTCTGA
- a CDS encoding MFS transporter, translating into MTTPSTRTVPTTKAWIIAVFVVFTLSGLDIATWLGRIPSVRDSLGASTFEMGLLVLGMAVGSIGGLTFAGHIVAKLGARRGVQVAAACLALGMVFAGVAVTLGWGFAAIWIALIAFGFGNGLCDVSMNVSGAAAEKAGGRTIMPLFHAAFSLGTLAGAGLGALAERFEIPVAWHFIVLVIVTSAAMLVAVTKFQDEHRFDQPVSTDTSPVATPLTRWQVWAQPSTLLIGVIVLGMALAEGSANDWLPLAMIDGHGLDNAAGAGVLTVFLAAMTAGRVAGSPLIDRFGRVPILRISAAVAVVGLGMLIFIDNVPLAIVGVVLWGLGASLGFPMGMSAAADDPRTAAAKVSAVATIGYVAFLAGPPLIGFLGEHIGLLGALLVVFVFIIAAGLASGAARETGAAARPSRGGGDGHGGAEPRLQADSADSADNPTSSANAPSATSTANATSAPSGPGRDAR; encoded by the coding sequence ATGACGACGCCGTCCACCCGCACCGTCCCGACCACGAAGGCCTGGATCATCGCGGTGTTCGTGGTGTTCACGTTGTCTGGGCTCGACATCGCGACCTGGCTCGGCCGGATCCCGAGCGTCCGCGACTCCCTCGGCGCGAGCACGTTCGAGATGGGCCTGCTCGTGCTCGGCATGGCGGTCGGCTCGATCGGTGGCCTGACCTTCGCCGGGCACATCGTGGCGAAGCTCGGTGCCCGCCGTGGTGTGCAGGTCGCCGCAGCGTGCCTGGCGCTCGGCATGGTCTTCGCCGGGGTGGCAGTCACGCTCGGTTGGGGCTTCGCCGCCATCTGGATCGCGCTCATCGCCTTCGGCTTCGGCAACGGCCTCTGCGACGTGTCGATGAATGTCTCCGGTGCCGCCGCCGAGAAGGCCGGCGGGCGCACGATCATGCCGCTGTTCCACGCCGCGTTCAGCCTCGGCACGCTGGCGGGAGCGGGCCTCGGTGCGCTGGCCGAGCGGTTCGAGATCCCGGTCGCATGGCACTTCATCGTGCTGGTCATCGTCACGAGCGCCGCGATGCTCGTCGCCGTCACGAAGTTCCAGGACGAGCACCGGTTCGATCAGCCCGTCTCGACGGACACCAGCCCGGTCGCGACGCCGCTCACGCGCTGGCAGGTCTGGGCGCAGCCCTCGACGCTGCTGATCGGTGTGATCGTGCTCGGCATGGCGCTGGCCGAGGGCTCCGCCAACGACTGGCTGCCGCTGGCGATGATCGACGGCCACGGCCTCGACAACGCCGCGGGTGCCGGAGTGCTCACCGTGTTCCTGGCCGCGATGACCGCGGGCCGTGTCGCCGGCAGCCCGCTGATCGACAGGTTCGGCCGGGTGCCGATCCTGCGCATCAGCGCCGCCGTCGCGGTGGTCGGTCTCGGCATGCTCATCTTCATCGACAACGTGCCGCTCGCGATCGTCGGCGTCGTGCTCTGGGGCCTCGGGGCCAGCCTCGGGTTCCCGATGGGCATGTCCGCCGCGGCCGACGACCCTCGCACTGCGGCCGCCAAGGTCAGCGCGGTCGCGACGATCGGCTACGTGGCGTTCCTCGCCGGCCCTCCCCTGATCGGGTTCCTCGGCGAGCACATCGGACTGCTCGGAGCGCTGCTCGTCGTGTTCGTCTTCATCATCGCGGCCGGGCTGGCCTCGGGTGCCGCCCGTGAGACCGGCGCCGCCGCCCGGCCGAGCCGCGGGGGTGGTGACGGACACGGCGGAGCCGAGCCGCGCCTCCAGGCCGACAGCGCCGACAGCGCCGACAACCCGACAAGCAGTGCCAACGCACCCAGCGCAACCAGCACTGCCAACGCGACGAGCGCGCCGTCCGGGCCGGGACGCGACGCCCGTTAG
- a CDS encoding LacI family DNA-binding transcriptional regulator, translating into MDEPATGPGASRTDHSRVDVAAPSRPIRAVRPTLAAVARAAGVAPSTASLAFSGSGPVSEDAKARVLAAAAELGYGGPDPRARSLRRGRSGVIGVVMDERLSDAFRDPVNVLTLDGIAEVAGAAGASLLLVRSPLDDELGAGPIVDAPMDAVVLVGCNVRIDPAVAVLRRRQIPVVAIEADDIEGAVPIHLDNRDASARAAAYLRDLGHSSVTIVTLSLDAARRRGPVDAAREAAGVAHTTLERLRGVREVFPDAVAIETEGSSVEEGRIAGEALFAPGSTVPTAVVAQSDLLAVGVISAALDAGLRVPEDVSVVGFDGITVDDSLLHRTPIRHLTTLVQPFEQKGRAAARAALAMLEGDEPVPAAFRSELRVGDTTGPVRTANAR; encoded by the coding sequence ATGGACGAACCGGCAACAGGACCCGGCGCGTCGCGGACGGACCACTCCCGCGTCGACGTCGCGGCACCGTCGCGCCCGATCCGCGCCGTGCGCCCGACGCTCGCCGCCGTGGCACGCGCGGCCGGTGTCGCCCCGTCCACCGCGTCCCTCGCGTTCAGCGGCAGCGGCCCGGTCTCCGAGGACGCCAAGGCCCGCGTCCTCGCCGCCGCCGCCGAGCTCGGCTACGGCGGACCCGACCCGCGTGCCCGTTCGCTCCGCCGTGGCCGCTCCGGTGTCATCGGGGTCGTCATGGACGAACGGCTCAGCGATGCCTTCCGCGACCCGGTCAACGTCCTGACGCTCGACGGCATCGCCGAGGTCGCCGGTGCTGCCGGCGCCTCGTTGCTCCTCGTCCGGAGCCCCCTCGACGACGAACTCGGCGCCGGGCCGATCGTCGATGCCCCGATGGACGCCGTCGTCCTCGTCGGGTGCAACGTCCGGATCGACCCCGCCGTGGCCGTGCTCCGGCGTCGACAGATCCCCGTCGTCGCGATCGAGGCCGACGACATCGAGGGTGCGGTGCCGATCCACCTCGACAACCGCGATGCCTCCGCTCGGGCCGCCGCCTACCTGCGCGACCTCGGGCACTCCTCCGTCACGATCGTCACGCTCTCGCTCGATGCCGCGCGGCGCCGGGGCCCCGTCGATGCCGCACGGGAAGCCGCCGGCGTCGCGCACACCACCCTCGAACGACTGCGGGGCGTGCGCGAAGTCTTCCCGGACGCCGTCGCGATCGAGACGGAAGGCAGCTCCGTGGAAGAGGGGCGCATCGCCGGCGAAGCACTCTTCGCCCCGGGCTCCACCGTGCCCACCGCGGTCGTCGCCCAGAGCGACCTGCTCGCCGTTGGCGTGATCTCGGCCGCTCTCGATGCCGGGCTCCGGGTGCCGGAGGACGTCAGCGTCGTGGGCTTCGACGGCATCACGGTGGACGACAGCCTGTTGCACCGGACGCCGATCCGGCACCTCACCACGTTGGTGCAGCCGTTCGAGCAGAAGGGCCGCGCTGCCGCTCGTGCCGCGCTCGCGATGCTCGAGGGGGACGAGCCGGTGCCGGCGGCGTTCCGGTCCGAGCTGCGTGTCGGGGACACGACGGGCCCCGTGCGCACCGCGAACGCGCGCTGA
- a CDS encoding MATE family efflux transporter — MPRLTRPAVTAERRAVDRDIVRLAVPALGALVVEPLFLLTDTALVGHLGATPLAAVGLASAVLSTVTGLLVFLAYSTTPAVARALGGGNRRGAVHAGIDGMWLALVLGVVLALVGWPLAGPLVDLFGASPEVSTAATAYLTISLIGLPGILVVTASTGLLRGLQDTKTPLVVATIGFVANGLLNAVLIYGAGWGVEGSAAGTVIVQWVMAIVYVRIAVRAARTSGAPLRPGASGVVRALRSGAWLFLRTASLRVAMLATVGAAAGLGTAGLATTQVGLTVFSTLAFALDALAIAGQALVGHGLGARDAPRVRLVTRRLVLLGIAGGALLGVLTLAVSGVLGPVFSDSSVVRDALPVVLVLIAVGMPVAGYVFVLDGVLIGAGDARYLAIAGGVNLVVYLPLLWWVGGTLAGLWAAFALGYIGVRAVTLGVRAHRRGWVEQALAR; from the coding sequence GTGCCCCGACTGACGCGACCCGCTGTGACCGCTGAGCGGCGCGCGGTCGACCGCGACATCGTGCGGCTGGCGGTGCCGGCGCTCGGAGCGCTCGTGGTCGAGCCGCTGTTCCTGCTGACGGACACCGCGCTCGTCGGGCACCTCGGGGCGACGCCGCTGGCAGCCGTCGGGCTCGCGAGTGCCGTGCTGTCGACCGTGACCGGCCTGCTGGTGTTCCTGGCGTACTCGACGACCCCGGCCGTGGCGCGGGCGCTCGGTGGCGGGAACCGACGCGGCGCCGTCCACGCAGGTATCGACGGGATGTGGCTCGCGCTCGTGCTGGGGGTGGTGCTGGCCCTGGTCGGGTGGCCGCTCGCCGGGCCGCTCGTCGACCTGTTCGGTGCCTCGCCCGAGGTGTCGACGGCAGCGACCGCGTACCTGACCATCTCGCTGATTGGGCTGCCCGGCATCCTGGTCGTCACCGCCTCGACCGGACTGCTGCGCGGGCTGCAGGACACCAAGACTCCGCTCGTCGTCGCGACCATCGGGTTCGTCGCGAACGGGCTGCTCAACGCCGTCCTCATCTACGGTGCCGGCTGGGGCGTCGAGGGATCCGCCGCCGGCACCGTCATCGTGCAGTGGGTGATGGCGATCGTCTACGTCCGGATCGCCGTCCGAGCGGCCCGGACCTCGGGTGCGCCGCTGCGTCCGGGTGCCTCCGGCGTCGTGCGCGCCCTCCGGTCCGGCGCGTGGCTGTTCCTGCGGACCGCGTCGCTGCGCGTGGCGATGCTCGCGACCGTCGGCGCGGCCGCCGGACTCGGGACGGCCGGGCTCGCGACGACGCAGGTCGGGCTGACGGTGTTCTCCACCCTGGCGTTCGCGCTCGACGCGCTGGCGATCGCCGGGCAGGCGCTGGTCGGTCACGGTCTCGGAGCGCGTGATGCGCCGCGGGTGCGGTTGGTCACGCGGCGGCTCGTGCTGCTCGGGATCGCGGGCGGTGCCCTGTTGGGCGTGCTGACCCTGGCCGTCAGCGGGGTGCTCGGCCCGGTGTTCTCGGACTCTTCCGTCGTGCGGGACGCACTGCCCGTCGTGCTCGTGCTCATCGCGGTGGGGATGCCGGTCGCCGGGTACGTCTTCGTGCTCGACGGGGTGCTGATCGGCGCCGGGGACGCGCGGTACCTGGCGATCGCCGGCGGCGTGAACCTCGTCGTGTACCTGCCGCTGCTGTGGTGGGTCGGCGGGACGCTCGCGGGACTATGGGCGGCGTTCGCGCTCGGGTACATCGGGGTCCGGGCGGTGACGCTCGGGGTGCGCGCGCACCGGCGCGGCTGGGTCGAACAGGCGTTGGCGCGGTGA